Within the Falco rusticolus isolate bFalRus1 chromosome 17, bFalRus1.pri, whole genome shotgun sequence genome, the region AAAGGGAggttttccatttaaaaaaaaaaaaaaaaaaaaaaaagaggaatctATCCCAAAACAATGTGGGAAGGTGTGTGGAGTTTGGGAGAagctcagcagcacccagcttcTCCCTCCTTTACACCGGCATCTCTGCAAGGCGATGCGAAGCCGGGGAAGCCATGGGagcagggggtgtgtgggtggaAAGTGAACGTGGtcctggaggagcaggagccaTCGTGTTTGTAGGTTCAtggctgcctgctctgtggCCTTGGGCAACTCATCAAGGCCAAAATGCTCAAACCTCAGTGACGGGAGATAAGCCGTGAAATAAAACATCTCATTGTTGGGGCTCTGAGGTCGGTATCTTCTGAAGTACTCAGGTATTTAAAGTGAGGATGGCTGCGATGGAGGTCCTGTCACCCCTGGTTACAGAGATCAGGATCCAGCTTTTAGCTGGAAGAGCCGGCAGTCCACTTTGCCTTTTCCAGAAGTTTTGGGCAGGGTGTTGCCACTCTGCGCTGATGACTGGGCCCTGGTGGCACGAGGCCAGGAGCCAGCTCAGGCTGCCGGTCTGCCTTGAAAGAGTCAGCAGGCAGCGGGCatttaaagctaaataaatCATTTCAGGCCAGAGGGATGCAACGCTTGGGTGAAATCTGTTGGGAGCATGGTTCTCTGCTCTGAGCCTTGCCCAGGGCTTGGAGGGAGGCTGTAGCCCTGGGCCACGCATGCCCTGGCTCCTCATCTGGTCTGGCCACATCCCCAGGGACACTGGTGGCCTCGTGCAGCTGGGCTTTGCAAGACCCAGtggtgcagcaggaggaagcatGTCTGCAATCTCCCTTGGGTCAGCACGAAAGTGGGTTAACCCAAAAGGCTGCAAGTCACCGTGGTTCACATCTGTCCATGCTCTGGGGAGCTGCTTGTTCCTGCAGGACAGTCCGGCTCATCTCAAGCCAAAAGCAAGTGAATTTGAGAGCAGCGAGCTCCTCATCGGGCAGCAGGTACACACCAGCAAGGGGGCTGAAGTGGGTCTTGCTCTCCAGGTGCAGATAGCACCAAAACTCCTTAGCGAAGACAGTGTTCACCCCTGCGCAAAGGGCCACATCCACCCCGTGCTGAGCACCACTGCGTGCTTGATCCTCCCTCTGTCACCATCCAGCTGCCCACTGCTGTGTCATGGGGCTGGCGAGCCCGtgcctggccctgggctggCCCTTTGCTCAGGGAGCAGTCCCAGTCCAGTGAAACCAGtccttcccaggctgctgggagttgcttttgctgctgtcacTCCTGCCCGCACCCTACCTGTGGGTCTGGCCCACACATGGGACTCTCTCCACAGCACTCAGCATTTCTGGAGGGCGTTGCAAAATGCACAACAACTGCAACGAGGGGTGGAAAACCGTCCAAGCAGAGCAGTGCCCTAGCCAGTGCCCCACGGGACCACGGTGCAGCCCCATGCCAGGCTGGCTGGAGCAACCCCACCTGTCCCAGCAGACGGCTGGCAGCAGAGTGCACTTTGCTGCTGTCCCACATGCGGTGGGAAGGACGCCTGAGGCTCAGGCTTGCTGCTGACTTCAGCATGTACCTTAGCTGACTGGTAGACTGGCCACAGCCCCTAATCCTCTCTACGTGCTGGCTCGCAGCCCTGCCGCGTCCCCCGGCCCCACCGCTcgcagcccctggggctgggcagagccctgTGGCCCCGCACAACCCCACACGTGGACGCTCACCACAGCTGGGACATGGTAACAAAAGCTCCCGTGTGATGGGTCTGAAGGAGAAGCATCGATATTTGCTGTGAGTAGGCGGACAAAGAAGCAGAGGGCGAGAGGATGGTGTCggctcctgcctgcccgtgCTTAAAGCAGGGGCTGGCTGCGCAGCCCTGGCAGTTGTGGGCTGTGACAGTCACACAAGCCCCATCAGTGTCACCCACAACGGGCTCACTGCTGGTGGGTTGAGGTGGAATAATGGGGTAGTGATCGAGGAAACAAAGAATAGTCATTCAAATCATTAATAGCCTGAGCAGTGCTCATGTAAAGAGGTGCCAGTGTGCTGCGGGATGCTCCGGCGCTGCTCCGTGCCCAGCCATGGACACCAAACCCTTCGGGAAGGAGCCAGCGGTGCCCGGCACGGGGCTGGTGCTGCCGCACGCGAGAGGGACCAGGCACGGCCAGGCACGGCACACGCAGCCTGCAAAAACACTTGCTGACGCCCTCCAGATGCGGTTGCATACCTGCTGCCCGGTGGCACTAGAGGGCAGAGGTAAGGTTTTGCCTGATgccatgattttatttttcatgtttgaaagTTTACCTGGAACTTTGAACCTCTGGGGTTTATCAGGTTTGCTTTTCGGACTAACATCTTGAAGTGGCTGAGACGCTGCATCACTCTCAATCCCAGCTCCAGGTTAATAGGGCTTTAGAACAGGAAAacttaatcttttaaaatctgctttgcaGCTTTTAAAGCTACTTTCCAGTGCCTTTATTCTAATTATCACAAGTTTACTAAAAGAATTTAATTCTGCCCAGCACCAGGTGCCTCAGGCTGGGGCGGACggatgctgctgcctctccctggaCTGCTGGGACGTGtttgcagcaggagctgccggGGAGCCGCTGTCTGTCGGCCCCACAGAGCTGGTTTGCAATGCAAATCCCCAGGCTCTAACCAGACTCCCACACCTGGAACCAGTCAGAACTCAGCCAGCCTGGTTACACGAGATAAAATGGAGCGCACGCTGCATTTGTAGGGCACATGGGTTGGTGGAGGGTGGAAGGGCTTTCAGGAGTAATTAAACCCCAGAAGCACTGAAGCAAactgcagctgggagggaaggatTTAGGGTGAGTGTCAGGTACTAATTCTGCAAATACCGAGGGGAGCTCTTCTGTACGTGCCAACGATGGTTTCTGTTCGGTGGTCAGCATCCTCAGGCTGGCGTTTTACTGATTTTTGCGCATCGTGTCAATCAGTGAATGAGAACCTGTAAAGGCAGAggtgcagcctggctgtgctggccaAGCCGAGTGAAGCGCAGAGCCCGGCATCGCGGCTGGAAAGCACCTCTGACTTCTTCAATACAACAGTGTGGGGTAGGACAGCGGGAGGGTGAGAGCTCCAGTTGATTTGGTTTCTTGACTCTCACCATGGGCCAGGCCCTCTGCCGAGGTGAGCTGATACCACTGGCTGCACAGGAACTCACTGACTCACAcaaggcaaatatttttccctttgattttcACCCTGAGAAAATCTTGAGCTGACCTTGTTAATCCCATGCGTTACAAACCTCCCCCTGTCCTTTATCAAGTGTCGGCCGGCCGTGGGATAGTATTACCAGCTTAGCACCTCTGGCCGCTCCTGCCAGCATCCTGCCTGGCACAGTGCCACCCCATTCAGTCTCCTGGTCCTCCTGGAAGGAGGATTCCTGGGGTGATCCTGACTGTcccagagctgccaggctggcaggaTCACGCcgggagggatggagggaaaagaaaagctggacaGTTGCGGTCAGCTCCAGCGTAGTGCTGCACATCTGCCAGGTGCATTAGCTGGGATCTCCGTAGGGTGGTGATGTCATTCGAGATCCTGTCAGCTCCAAGGTTGCAAGCTTCTATGTAGACTTAATTCCTGTGTCTGGAATGATGCTCTGTGGCTGGCACAAAGTGCTCAGGCCCTGCTGTCCTCCAGCCCCCTCAGTCTGAGCCCAGCATCTCGCAGCCTAAACAAGGGCTCTGGAGCGAGCTGTACCTGCAGTCAAAGGTCTGACCCCAGCTCAGCCGGGTGCTGCAACATGCTCCTGGCCGTGCCTTGCCAGGACAGCCCCGTCTGCAGGTGGACCCCGAGCCAAGCCTGCAGGTCCCGCCTggctctggctcctgctgctcacaggctccggcacctgcagcagccctgggcacacGCCAGCAGCCACTCAGCCCCAGCCGAGGGAGCAGCTGCTCCGCTGAGTGCGTTTATTTGACCTGCTCAGCTCTGGGTGTCCAGATCCTGCTTGCTGGAATAAAACAGATCAAGTTTGCATCTGCCCCCAGCACcgagagctgctggagaaaggatGTAATTAGAAACAATATTCCCATTGACACGGATGGTGCTTGACACGCACGGTCCAAACAGATGGAGCACGCTGGGTGATGCTcagcccagagctgtgctggggtgggggctgtgcaGTGCCGGGTGTGAGGGGgggccaggcaggctgcagagcctggccagggctggggctgcacagccagcactggggacGTACCGTTGTCCAGCTGCCTGGGGGATACAGGGGGAAAGGGCACGCAGAGCTCGGGGAGGAAATAGTTAATGCCCCTCTCCTCCCAATATTAAGGGACAAAATCTCTCCCCGGCCTGGTGCCCAAATAAACAGGCTGAGCGTTGCGTAAAGAGGAGGGTGGGAACACCTACGTGCCTTTCCAGAGACTGGCAGGCTAATCACAGCGCTGTGCCCCCCGTGCCCGCCGTGCCGAGCCCTCGCTCAGGATttgccctgcctgcaggcacctgccagccctgtgccctgccACTGCCACAGGTGGGTGCTGTCCCCAGCCGCTGTCCCAGCCCGGTGGCCCTGGGTGGGGGTGAGCTGCCCGTGGAAAGGTCTGGGCAatgccagggcagagcccccaCAGCCCTTGGGAAGCTCTGGGTGACCACGGCGGTTGGTGTGGATGGGTCTGGAGGAGAGTGGTGAGAGGGTGGGAGGTCCCATGGAGACCCATAGGGCAGGGTACCCAGCTGGGGGTCTCCCTGTGTccatccagccctgcagctctgcagcgagtggggtgctgcagcccccaagGCCACGGGGAAGGTGGCACATGACGGCCATGGCCACCgcgccagcagccccagcctgtgccttGACACATCTTCCCAAAGGTGCCCGAGCCAGAACAGGATGGATGCAAGAAGGGAAGCAGGTGCTGGTCTCTGCTCCCAGTGGGCTCCCTCTGCTGACAGCCACCTCGGCCAGGCCCCCACGCCACTGCTGCACACCCACTTTGAATGATGCCCCAGAcaccttctccctcctctgACCCAAAatttgcactggaaaaaaaatctgccccCAAAATTCATGATCCTGCCCCAAGAAGCTGGCACAGGCTCAGAGCTGCTGGCCTCGCTGGAGGGAAGCGTGGACCACAGCCCATGGCACAGCATGAGTCCCGTGCCCCAACCCAAGCCACCTGCTTGAACCACAAGAGCATTTTGtgacacacatatatatataaataaaaatgaaatatttaatttcctttttttaaaaaaggaatcCCTGACAAAGTGCTTTACTGAGGATCCTCACCAGTGAGGCAGGAGGTGGAAGGTGTTTACAGGGAGTGTGCATGACagcaggggaaactgaggcacagaatgGCTACGTCCACAGTGGCTCACCCTGGCAGGGGACCCGGCTGCTCTCAGACTTGTGCCGTGGCCACCAGCCCCACTTCTCCCCCCAGGACAGCCCATACGCACCACGAGCGCTGTGAGTGCCACGGGGCCACCAGTCCGTGTACCGGGAAGGTTCACCAAGGTCATGGTCTCTGGAAAGGCTTCAGGAGCgctgcccagctccctggcaCTGTCACCGCAGGGGGATCACCCGCTCGGGTGCCAGACGGCAGTGGATTGAGGGGGACGGGGCCACTGTGACCACGATTTGGGAGGCTGCTGGTTTGGGAGAGCAGCTCCGGAGACATGGGAAGCAGTGAGCCCCGGgctgtgcagccagctggcCCTGGCACGTCGAGCGGTGGCCGTCCTGCGCCCTGGCTTGGCCAGCCCCTGTGGCCAGGCAGGGGGCACAGACCCCCTGGGCAGGCTCCAGCCTCGGGTTGTGGGGTCCAGCACGCCTGGGCCATGCCTGCGCTGGACAGCCTGGAGCACGGgatcagcagcagctcttcttgGGCTTGTCGTTGGGAGTGAGTTTGATGGAGTCGGTTAAATAACTCTCAAAAATTCCtttatactggaaaaaaacagagaagagatgGAGTGAGTGGCATCAGCCCAGAGCCAGCCTGAGTGGACCAAAGGACTGGGAGCACCGGTTCAGTCCCGATTTGTGATAAAAGACAAAATCCAAGGAGAAAACGTCCAGCTCAGCCAAGGAGTGAGGCCACCCCGCTTGCTTGGCGTGGGGACACGAAGGTCCCCATGGGCTGGCCACTAGAGGACAGTGCTGGCGCACCGTGGGGAAGAGAAATGGCAAGTCTTACTCTTTTCTAAAAAACTGGTTTAAGAtccatttaaagaaatgaaacactgaCGCTTTTTCCTGGGGCTTTCCTACACGTTATAAACCGAAGCTATCCCAGCTCAGCGGGTGGGCTGGGAGGGTCTGTCAGATCAGCTCCCCGGGCTGAATCCGGCTCCCACCCAAATCCCTGCTGCGGGCACGGAGCTGGTGCAGGAGTGATGCTCACCGTTGTTAACGCCTGCTTCGCGAGGGTCTCGAAAGCCTCTGCGACGTTGATGTTGTTCTTGGCACTGACTTCAAAATAAGGGATGTCTTTCTCCTTGCACCAGGCTGAAGCGATTTCCTTGGGTACCTGCGGGAAAAGCGGCTGGAGCCAGAGCGCAGCACTGCACAGGGCTGCCCGTAGCtgcgggggtggtggtggaggggacGGAGGGGACCCTCCTCACCCAcccaggcactgctgggtgagggcaggatgctggcagtgcaggcagctgagaTGCTTAAAATTCCTGCTGCCTTCAGTAGGGACAGTCTCTGCGCCGAGGGTGGCGTGGGGGTTGCTGCTTATGCTCTCCGAGAGGCATGGAGGGGGCGGCAGCACTGGGTGCCCAGCAGCGCCCTGGATGGGAGCCCTGGTTTTCGTGtgagcagaggaagaaggctGGTTCTGCCAGCAGAGGATCAGCACTCGTATGCTTGTTGGGGCACAAAGGCACCCCGctttctctcctctgcccttACCTGCCGATCACAGAGGTCTATTTTGTTCCCCAGCACGACCATGGGGAAATCATGCTCCCTTGGAATGACCTTCTCCAGAAAGTCATCTCTCCAGTTGTCCAGGGATTCAAAGGACTCCCTGTCGGTCACGTCGAAGGCCAGCATGCAGCCATCTGAGCCTTTGTAAAAGGTCGACACCATGGATCGGAATCGCTCCTGTCCCCCTGTGTCCCAGATCTAGGGCAGAGAAGGGCAGGGGTACAGACACACGACACGAGCGGCATGGGTGTTtgcagccctgggctctgccaAGCTCAGGGGACCAGCTTCAGGGAGTGCTGAGCCCCCAAAACTCATGTGGGATTTCAGTGTAGTtcagggatgctcagggctgCTGCAAGTCAGGCCCTGCAAATCCAGCCCCCGCACCCCAGGACACCCGTAGGGACAGCAGGACGTGATGGGACACACGTGCCTGCGGGAGCGGGACAGGGACCCCGAGCAGTCTCAGCCCTGCTCACCTGCAGTTTCAGGGGGGTGTTGTCCACCGCGAGGACTTTGGTCAGGATGCTGGCGCCCAGCGTGGTGCGGTAATCCTCGTAAAACGTCTTGTGCACGTACTGGTGCAGGAGGGAGGTTTTGCCCACgctggtgggagggaagggaggtgCGTCAGGCTTCGCAGCCGGGCAGTCACAGCAAGGACGGGGGCTGCACACCCACAGGCTCCCAGGCCAGTGCACATGTGGGGCTCTGTGCCCCTCACCAGCACCACTCCTTACCCCAGAGCTCCTATGATAATTATCTTCAGGTCCACCTTCTTGCTGGCATCCATGGACGGGCCCTGTGGGATGAGGGGGTcacccagctgcagggatgggacCAGCTCCCGGCGAGCCCCGTGGTGCTGGCGGAGGTGTGGGAACAGCCACTggccccccccagcctctccccactcccaccccGGCCAGCCCAGGGCCCTGTCTGCCACCACGTCTGCACCGCGCCAGCACCGTGTCCACACTGTGCCAGCACCACGTCTGCACCATGCCAGCACCGTGTCCATGCCATGTCAGCGCTGTGTCCGCACCGTGCCAGCGCTGCGTCCATGCCGTGCCAGCACTGTGCCCGTGCCATGCCAGCACCACATCCATGCCGTGCCAGCACTACGTCTGTGCTGTGTCAGCACGGTGTCTGCGCTGTGCCAGCACCATGTCTGTGCCATGCCAGCACCACATCCATGCCATGCCAGCACCATGTCtgtgccagcaccctgctgcgCTCGTGTCCTGGCGGTGGTGGGTGTAGACACCCCCATGCCGAGCCCAGCCCACATCATTGCCTGGCACCGGCTCCCCAGGTGTCAGTGCACGTCCGGACATGCCACTGCGCCGCACCAAATCATCACCATTTAAAGCTGCTGTGAGCAACTTCCCTGCCTCTCCGTCTAAAGTGCAGCCTCTCCTCCCAAAGCTGGCCCACACCGGGGGGTCTGgggaaaattatgtttattaaaGATTGCGGCTGGATGGACTTTCTTGGGTGCCCCAAGCACAGCCCAGGGATGCCACCCAGCCTGGGAGCACCCCAAAAGGCTCCCTGCAGGCTGCGTCCCCAACATGTCCTGCTGTCCCCACGTGCTCTGTGCCTGGCCATCCCCAGGCAGGAGCCCTGGGCACCTCCAGCAGACCCTCTCCCCAGGCAGGGACAAGCATCCCCCGGCGGTCTCAGCAGCCCTGTCCGCCTGGCAGCGtcaggctctgctccagccaagGCGCAGATGGAAACACTTTCTGACAGCCTCATCCCTGCATTTTTCACCGATGCGCTGGCCAGCCCCACACCGCTCCCCTCGGCTCATCCCCCCCTGCCAGGGTGGCTCTCGGCCGTGGGGACCAGGGTCTCCCACCCCCCTCTGtcaccccagcccagccgcgGGCATCATCCTTGGCACAGGCAGAGCCTCGTGTCTCAGCACGCACAAACTTTCCAGCCCTTTTGCCAGCGCCGGCATGCTTTCTCAGAAGCCAGGCGGTTTAAAACTCAAAATGGAGTTTCCCAACCTTTTGTGCCCGCCGGCTGCTGCTCCGGGGGTCCCCTGCTCGGCCATGGTGCCAACCACAGCCCCGGGGGGGCGGAGGGGATGGAGGGCAGCGCACTCACCTGCCGGGGCATCCGTCTGCCGGCTGGCCAAGGCTCTCGCTCCGCTCCAGGCGGAGTCCCGGGGAGGGGAGAGGCGAGAGAGGAGGATCCAGGAGAGGGTGGCCGGCCCTGGCgctgcttccctcctgcctgccccgcGAAGGCTGCGGGCCCCGTGCCGTGACATCAGCAGAAAGGGGCCGAGATCCTGCCGGAGCGGGGATAGGAGCcgctgggggcactggggtgtCACGGCACTTCCCTCGGTCTGAGAGCGGAAAGAGAATGAGCTTCCCCTCCTCCGCTGGGGTTTGGGATTGACTTTTGGCTTCTCCTCTCACTCGGAGACATCCAGACCCCTTTACCCACCCCCCCGGGACCCCTTCTCTACGCTCCTGCTGGGGTATTTATTTAGAACTGAGAACAAAAGCCCAGCTGGGCTATCGGCAGCATCCCCGGGGCTGTGGGAACCACCCTGGACTTTGCTCGGGCAGCTCCGGTGGCGTGGGATGGGATAAGCGGCTTTGGGAGCTGGAGACAGAGCAGGGATGGCAGCAGGcgaggtggggctggggggtcggTCAGAGGGGGGGAGcggaggggcaggggcggcTTGGAGGGGGCTGTGGGCTCGGCGTAGTTTTGTCTCCTTTTGCAGGCGGGAgaggggcagggtgggaagcaGGAGCATTTGCAGCCCCGCGGTACTCCATGCCACATCCCTGCAACCCCCAGTCCTTAGGGGCTCCCACCAAGCACCCACGGCCAACACCAGCACCCCACAAGCACTCTAAAAGGAGGGGACCGCATCAGGATGGGAACCCCCATAACCAGAGCTGGTGGCATCTCCTGGAGGATGTGTTTAGCCGGCAAGTGGGATTTCAGGGATCTTAGCTGCCACCATGGAGCAATTGAGGAAGCCTCTGGCCATTTCTCCGAGCATCAGGCTAGTGGCCGGGGCTGTCTGGCATGGGAAAACCTGCTAGCCACGGCTGCAAAGCTGTTCTTCCCACCATGCAAGGGCAGGCCCTGGGCTTTTGCCAAGCATTTGATAGGATTTGGGATTTGCACTAGGAGTGGGGTGAGCCCCCCCATCTGTGACACCTCCTGGCTCCCTCAACCTGAACAACTGTTGGTGGCCTCGGAGGGACCTCATGTCCAGGCACAGGGTCCCTCCAAAGCCacctgcttttgctttaccacTGGCTGCCCgcttttgtagatttttttcctctgtagacATCCCTTATGGGATCTCAGGGAAGACACTGCACTCAGCAGGAGGAACCCTTCTCCTCCTCATTCCCAGGTGTAATTTTAGGACCTGTCTGgccagaaaaatctgtttttccccccacagGGCAGGCACTGGGAggagctgggatgcagcaggaggAGCACCCGAGCCAGTTCTCACCAGCGGTGGGTAAGAGGCTGATGTTTCCCTGGAGCAGGTCTCTCCTAACCCATTTTCAGCCTATTTTCACCGTGCTGCCTCACCTTTGCCCTTGCAGGGAGACTTTGTTGTCCAGCCTGCTCTCTGACTACTTCTGCCCTCATTCTTCTCCACGTGTCCCCCCAAGCCTGGTGGGATGGAGGTTGCTCACTCAATCAGATGATCAGTGCCTCCCCATGCCAGCGGAGATGGGGCTTGTGGTTGCATTGCTACAGCTGATGCCTGCAACCACTTCTGCTTTCGGGCAGGAGGGGCCATACCCATCAAGGCATgcagcccaggcacagcaccagctccggcttttgtttcatttcacaagaaaaggaattttcccAAAGCTCCTGCTCTCCTCGCTGCTCCTGGCGTGATCTTCACCCTGGGTGAAGGCAGTGGGAGCGGTGGTGATGGCCAAGTGGAGGTGATGGCCAAGATGTTGCTCAGCAGTTCCTGCAGCTACAGCTACAACCCAGTCCTGATTGCTTCACTGAGTCAGCACTTCTGAGGAAAAAGAGTGGGGTTCGTGCCCTGTGACTATGAGGAAGATGTCACAGCTGAGAGACAACgaaacacaggctgggggctgccacaTCCAGAGGAAAGGCTTGCGTGGACAAGGAGAGGACAGGCTGTTCCCTGCGGCAAGGCTCACAGGGCAGGGAGagtgagggaaggggaagaaagcaaaaggcgTCCAAGTGACCAAACTGTTCCCTACGGCTGTTTGGCACCTCTGCTCCCCGGGGGCCAGTGGGAGTCAGGTTGCTCCCTATTGGGATGCTCAATATTGGCTGGAGCAACATCCCTGGAACATCTGCTGTGTGTGGGGAGGAGGGCTGGCGAGGACCCCCCAAAACGTGCCAGGAAGGCACGGGATGCTCTGGTGAACCCAAGAGCCCATGGCACTGGAGAAATCTTGGTTAAGTCCAGGCTGGACCACCTCTCGCTGCATTCGGGGGCTACTGGGTGGTCCCTTATCATGCTGGGGAAGCTGTATGCTCCTCTGCCTACAGCTGCAGTGATGGGTGGGTGCCCAGCAGCGCCTTGGCATGGTGAGAGTTAAgctggaagagggagaggagacCTTTGTCCCGCTGCCCTGGCATCTTATCTGCGCTGAGCCTGGGGAAGGTGCAGCTGAGGTGAAGTCAATACAGGAACCAGTTACAGGAGGCATATGCTGGTCAGTGGCACAATCAGTGTTTCTGAGTAAGgcaggtaatttttttcattgcaggcGACAAGTTTACAACTGAATTTTCCAACGCACTCAGACCCAGCCCTGAAGTCTGCTCAGATCTGGGAAAACCGCAGCAGGAGCAAAGCCTGGCCCCGGCTGCGGGGACCCCGGCACCTCGATGCCAGCCCACTGCAGGGCCTCACGTCAGCGTCAGCGAGGAAAGCTGAGCAAAGGCGCGGATAAAAATAACTCTTCACTGCGCTTCCCTTTCTCACAGCCTTCCATGCCTGTCTTGGGATGCATCACGCATGAGCCACGATTGCTCATGCTTTCTCCCACATCCCTTGCACCATCAGCAAGTCACACACGCTACAGTGACTCACAGGGacccccagggccagcagccccccacgGCCCTCCAGACCCCCATCCTctgagccagcccagcccacgGCCGCTGGCCGCAGCCTGCCAGCTGGTTTGCCCTCTCTCGCTTCCAGCACTCACCAACCATAGATTCTTTGCAAGTGCCCGGGGATCAAAGCCAAATTCACTGGAAACCACCGGTTGTTCCGGGAGTTTTGCGGCACAGAAAGATCCCCAGTGTCTCCCCAGTCCCCTCGTTACCTCCTCGTTACCCAGCATCAGCTCAGCCTGCTGAAGCAACACATTTCCCCAGTGAACtcgctgctccccagcccctgccctgccctccgGCTCGGCGGAGAGCTCGGGGATGCCCACAGCCGCCGCAGGGGACTTTCTGCTCTACCTGGACAAAGTGTCCTCTTCTGCCCCTGTGGAAATCCCAGCTAAGGACCACAGAGGCTGACCTTTCGGATCCAGTGCTACCCATCTCCTGCACCACCAAGGCTCCCTCCAGAGCGGGGAAGCTGCGGTGACACCGGGCTGTGCCGTGGGTGCACCGAGGCTTTTAGCTGGccggggaggagggcaggggacGGGGAAGGAGGAGTTATTGCTCTGGTGCAACCCAGCCGAGAtctgcggggctgctgctgctgcactgatTCCGACATGAGCAtggcaggttttgttttattaaagcttttattGACCTGCGTTTAAAAGAGACTCTACAAAGCAGATTACAGAGCTGCTCACGGCATTTTTATATCAATTATGAAATAGCTTCCTGGCATGG harbors:
- the RAB7B gene encoding ras-related protein Rab-7b isoform X2 codes for the protein MPRQGPSMDASKKVDLKIIIIGALGVGKTSLLHQYVHKTFYEDYRTTLGASILTKVLAVDNTPLKLQIWDTGGQERFRSMVSTFYKGSDGCMLAFDVTDRESFESLDNWRDDFLEKVIPREHDFPMVVLGNKIDLCDRQVPKEIASAWCKEKDIPYFEVSAKNNINVAEAFETLAKQALTTYKGIFESYLTDSIKLTPNDKPKKSCC
- the RAB7B gene encoding ras-related protein Rab-7b isoform X1; amino-acid sequence: MSRHGARSLRGAGRREAAPGPATLSWILLSRLSPPRDSAWSGARALASRQTDAPAGPVHGCQQEGGPEDNYHRSSGVRSGAGEGHRAPHVHWPGSLWVCSPRPCCDCPAAKPDAPPFPPTSVGKTSLLHQYVHKTFYEDYRTTLGASILTKVLAVDNTPLKLQIWDTGGQERFRSMVSTFYKGSDGCMLAFDVTDRESFESLDNWRDDFLEKVIPREHDFPMVVLGNKIDLCDRQVPKEIASAWCKEKDIPYFEVSAKNNINVAEAFETLAKQALTTYKGIFESYLTDSIKLTPNDKPKKSCC